The following are encoded together in the Thermoanaerobaculia bacterium genome:
- a CDS encoding SEC-C metal-binding domain-containing protein → MKFFKSIFTSETPPAVLPGRNEPCWCGSGKKYKQCHYEQDQRREAIERARRCRGFT, encoded by the coding sequence ATGAAGTTTTTCAAGAGCATCTTTACCTCCGAAACGCCCCCCGCCGTCCTGCCCGGAAGGAACGAACCCTGCTGGTGCGGGAGCGGAAAGAAATACAAGCAATGTCATTACGAGCAGGACCAGCGGAGAGAGGCAATCGAACGCGCCCGCCGCTGTCGTGGCTTTACATGA
- a CDS encoding GNAT family N-acetyltransferase: MSDLTIRPMQRSEFDILVEWAAKEGWNPGLHDAEIFWDVDPDGFVTAEFNGEMVGGGSIISYGGTFGFMGFFIMRPDFRGKGYGNLLWNWRRNHLLSRLKEPKIIGMDGVFTMQSYYAKGGFTFHYRGLRFEGSGYAHSCSADIIDLTDVSFPVVEQYDQNHFPAKRKEFLERWIRPEGGHAVGILDGDFLFGYAVLRPCRLGYKIGPLFADNPVIAEKLFQTLSSRVPGEPIFLDVPEINPEALVLARNHGMKEVFGCARMYYGFRPELPMHEIFGITTFELG; the protein is encoded by the coding sequence ATGAGTGATCTCACAATCCGCCCCATGCAGCGATCAGAATTCGATATTCTAGTGGAATGGGCGGCAAAAGAGGGATGGAACCCTGGTCTCCACGATGCGGAGATTTTCTGGGATGTCGATCCGGATGGTTTTGTTACTGCTGAATTCAACGGTGAGATGGTTGGGGGAGGGTCCATCATAAGCTACGGGGGAACGTTTGGATTCATGGGATTCTTCATTATGCGACCAGATTTCCGCGGAAAGGGATATGGAAACCTCCTCTGGAACTGGCGGAGGAATCACCTCCTTTCCCGTCTTAAGGAACCCAAAATCATCGGGATGGATGGTGTCTTCACGATGCAGTCCTACTACGCAAAGGGAGGGTTCACCTTTCACTACCGAGGTCTCCGTTTTGAAGGATCGGGGTATGCCCACTCATGCTCTGCCGATATCATTGACCTGACTGACGTCTCTTTCCCCGTGGTTGAACAGTATGACCAGAACCATTTCCCGGCCAAACGAAAAGAATTCCTTGAACGTTGGATCCGGCCCGAAGGCGGACACGCCGTCGGGATTCTAGATGGTGATTTTCTCTTCGGGTACGCTGTTCTTCGCCCCTGCCGGTTGGGATATAAAATCGGTCCCCTCTTTGCGGACAACCCGGTAATCGCGGAAAAACTTTTTCAGACTCTTTCTTCCAGAGTCCCGGGCGAACCCATCTTCCTGGATGTTCCCGAGATCAACCCGGAGGCTCTCGTCCTTGCCAGAAACCATGGAATGAAGGAAGTCTTTGGCTGTGCCCGTATGTATTACGGCTTCAGGCCGGAGCTTCCTATGCATGAAATTTTCGGGATTACCACCTTCGAACTGGGGTAA
- the typA gene encoding translational GTPase TypA: MKQIRNIAIIAHVDHGKTTLVDAMLRQTGVFKAHQLLTDRVMDSNDLEREKGITIFSKNASVIYEGYKINIVDTPGHADFGGEVQRIMKMVDSVLLLVDAFEGPMPQTKYVLKKSLELGLKPIVVINKIDRPNCRPYDVLNMVFDLFVELNASEEQLDFPTIYTSAKAGTATLDLDVATHDLKPLFDAIIKYGEEPSGDPLKPFQMLVSAIEYDSYLGRLGTGKIHHGTVQQGMTMVRIARNGRQNQFKVTQIFSFEGLKRNELREARAGDIVSIAGQGDIDVGETITDPEFPEALPGITIDEPTIAMTFSANNSPFMGQEGKWVTSNYLWERLERERQSNVSLVITRGVTSDSFIVKGRGELQLAILIENMRREGYEFQVSKPKVIFKEISGKKMEPIERAIVDVADEYIGPVIEKMGIRKGKLIKMDQGIAGYTRLEFSVPSRGLLGYRSEFLTDTRGTGILNQYFEGYDDYKGDLPTRSRGVLIQMEQGVSVAYGLDNLQDRGVFFIGPGVQVYEGMIVGENNKDQDLPLNVCRTKKLTNMRASGSDDAVKLTPPRQFSIEQALEYIADDELIEITPKNIRLRKMILNANDRKRAMKAS; the protein is encoded by the coding sequence ATGAAACAGATACGGAATATCGCAATTATTGCCCACGTCGATCATGGGAAAACGACGCTCGTCGACGCCATGCTGAGGCAAACGGGTGTATTTAAAGCGCACCAGCTTCTCACGGATCGTGTTATGGATTCGAATGACCTGGAGCGGGAAAAGGGAATTACCATCTTTTCAAAGAATGCATCCGTGATCTATGAAGGGTATAAGATCAATATCGTAGATACACCGGGCCATGCGGATTTTGGGGGAGAAGTCCAGCGGATCATGAAAATGGTGGATTCGGTGCTCCTGCTGGTGGATGCCTTTGAGGGCCCCATGCCCCAGACAAAATATGTTTTGAAAAAGTCATTGGAACTCGGGTTGAAACCTATCGTGGTCATCAATAAGATCGATCGGCCCAATTGCAGGCCGTACGATGTCCTGAACATGGTCTTTGATCTCTTTGTGGAATTGAATGCCTCAGAGGAGCAACTTGATTTTCCCACGATCTATACCTCGGCGAAGGCCGGCACGGCCACACTGGATCTGGATGTGGCAACCCATGATCTCAAGCCTCTCTTTGATGCGATTATCAAGTATGGAGAGGAGCCTTCAGGCGATCCCCTGAAGCCCTTTCAGATGCTGGTTTCCGCGATTGAGTACGATTCTTACCTGGGACGTCTGGGAACGGGGAAAATTCATCACGGTACCGTACAGCAGGGGATGACCATGGTTCGAATTGCCAGAAACGGTAGACAGAACCAGTTCAAGGTGACCCAGATTTTTTCCTTTGAAGGCTTGAAACGAAATGAGCTCAGGGAGGCACGGGCTGGTGATATCGTTTCCATTGCAGGTCAGGGGGATATCGATGTGGGTGAGACCATCACGGATCCTGAGTTTCCGGAGGCTCTCCCCGGAATCACCATCGATGAGCCGACAATTGCGATGACCTTTTCAGCCAATAATTCACCCTTCATGGGACAGGAAGGGAAATGGGTGACCTCCAACTACCTCTGGGAACGGTTGGAACGGGAGCGGCAGTCCAATGTGAGCCTTGTCATCACAAGGGGAGTAACATCCGATTCCTTCATCGTCAAGGGCAGGGGAGAGCTCCAGCTTGCGATCCTCATAGAAAACATGCGGCGGGAAGGGTATGAGTTCCAGGTGTCCAAGCCGAAAGTCATCTTTAAAGAAATCAGCGGGAAAAAGATGGAACCCATCGAACGGGCCATTGTTGACGTCGCCGACGAGTATATCGGGCCCGTGATCGAAAAGATGGGCATCCGGAAGGGAAAATTGATCAAGATGGATCAGGGGATTGCGGGTTATACCCGGTTGGAGTTTTCTGTTCCTTCCCGGGGACTGCTTGGATACCGGAGTGAGTTTTTAACGGACACCCGGGGAACGGGAATTCTGAACCAGTATTTTGAAGGCTATGACGACTACAAGGGAGATCTCCCGACGCGGAGCAGGGGTGTGCTGATCCAGATGGAACAGGGCGTCTCGGTCGCTTACGGCCTGGATAACCTCCAAGATCGCGGTGTCTTCTTTATCGGTCCCGGCGTCCAGGTGTACGAGGGAATGATCGTGGGTGAGAATAATAAGGATCAGGATCTTCCTCTCAATGTATGCAGAACCAAAAAGTTGACCAATATGCGCGCTTCAGGCTCGGACGATGCCGTCAAGCTTACTCCTCCGCGGCAGTTCAGCATCGAGCAGGCTCTGGAGTACATCGCGGATGACGAGCTGATTGAAATCACCCCCAAAAATATCAGGTTGAGGAAAATGATTCTGAATGCCAATGACCGGAAACGGGCGATGAAGGCTTCCTGA